The Gemmatimonadales bacterium genome segment CGGTGCCGAGCTCCGCCGGCGCTTTCCCGGATACCGTCTCCCGGAACGGTTCCGGTGCCTGTACCAGCCCGAGGGCGGGTTCCTGCTGCCCGAGCGATGCGACATCGCGCACGTCGAGCAGGCGATGGCTCACGGCGCCGAGGTCCGCTGCCGCGAGGCGGTGCTGGAGTGGCGTGCGGACGGCGGGCGTGTGTGGGTCCGCACGGCCCAGGGACGCTACGAGGCCGGCCGGTTGGTCATCTGCGCGGGGCCCTGGGCCTCCAAGCTCGTCCCCGAGCTGTCCGGTCTCGCCATGCCTGAGCGGCAGGTGCTGGCGTGGCTTCAGCCCGCTCGCCCCGAGTACTTCCGGCTCGGCGCCTTCCCGGTCTTCAACCTGGAGGTGGAGGAGGGCCGCTACTACGGATTCCCCAGCTTTCTCATTCCCGGCTTCAAGTTCGGGAAGTACCATCACCGGGGGGAACAGGTCGACGCCGACGCGGTGAACCGCGAACCCCAACCAGAGGACGAAGAGCTGCTCCGAGACTTCGCTCGGCGCTACTTCCCCGAGGGCGCCGGATCAACGATCATGCTCAAGGCCTGCCTGTTCACCAACAGCCCCGACCGCCACTTCATCCTGGACCATCACCCCGCGCATCCGGAAGTCGTGATCGCCGCCGGGTTCTCCGGCCACGGCTACAAGTTCTGCAGCGTCATCGGTGAGGTGCTGGCCGATCTCACGCAGGGAGGCCAGGCTCGCCACGATACCGAGTTCTTCCGGCTGAAGAGGTTTGCAGAGTCATCCTGAGCAGCGAGGGAGACAGGCGTCAGCACTCCGGCACGTTCACCGCGATGTGGAGGGCGAGACCACCCTCCGCGGTCTCCTTGTATTTGACGCTCATGTCCTGGGCCGTCTGCCACATGGTGCTGATAGCGGTATCGAGCGGGATCTTGGCATCGCCCGGCTCGCTCACGAGCGCGAGCGTGGCGGCGTGATCGCCTTGACCGCCACCATGGTATTCCGCTCGATACAGGGGATCTGGAACAGCCCACCCACCGGATCGCAGGTCAGGCCGAGGTGGTGCTCCAGGGCAATCTCGGCTGCCATGGCGACCTGTCCGGCGGAGCCGCCGAGACATTGGGTGAGCCCCGCCGCCGCCATGGCGCTCGAGACGCCGATCTCGGCCTGACATCCGCCCATCGCCGCGGAAATCGTCGCCTCCTTCTTGATGATGCTGCCGATCTCGCCCGCGGTGAGCAGAAACTGCTCGATGCCGCTTTCGTCACCCTCGCAGAAGCAGAGATAGTGCAGAAGCAGCTCACCCAGGCGAGGGTTTCCTGGAATGCCGGGCGGCGGCTCCGGATCGCCTCGAGCACGAGTCGGCGTCCGGCCAGCTCTTGCCACCAAGCATGTCCCTGCTGAGTCCAGCGGCTCGCCTGACCACCCCCAGCCCTCCGGGCAGCACGCCGCGGGTGTGACATCCGCGGAAGACGCAGTCCTTCATCGCCTGCCACATTGCTTCCAGCCCCTGGTGAATCTCCTCCGGTGTTCGCCAGGCGAGCTCATTTCGCCAAACGACCTCCGGTACGGTCAGGCCGTGCGCCTTGCAGTAGCCGAGCAGGTCCTTCGCCGATTCGATCGGGAAGGGGAGCGTGAGGGAGGAACCTGCGTCATCGGAGTCGCCCTCCTGAACGATGAAGCCGCCCCCGACGGAGTAGTAGGTCTCCAGATGGCTGGTCCCGTCCGCCAGGATGGCGGTGAAGCTCACCCCATTGGGATGTCGGGGGAGACTGACCCGGGAGTTGAAGTGGCAGTCGGCGTCGGGATCGAAGCGAACGGGGCGGTGGCCCCCAAGCATGATGGTCCGCGACCGGCGGATCGCCTCGATCCTGGCGGGGATGGCCGAGGTGTCGCAGCTCACGGGGTCGGCGTTCGAAAGGCCGAGCATGACGGCCATATCTGTCATGTGTCCCCGGCCGGTCTTCGCGAGGGAGCCGTAGAGGTCGACTTGGACACGCGCGACGGAGTCGAAGACATCCAGCTCCTGCCAGCGCCGCACCGCTCGCTGAGCCGCCCGCCACGGGCCGAGTGTGTGAGAGCTGGAGGGGCCCACTCCGATCTTATAGATGTCAAACGTACTAATGGCGGCCATCGAATGGCCCTCTGGGGGCAGGGTGCAGGGTGGGTCTGAAACGTGGCAGGGGCGACCACGACGGGCAACCTGCCCGCCACCCACAAGGCCGAAGCGCCACCCCGGCAGGTGCCGGGGTGGCGCGTCGTGCACTCGCGCGCCGGCGCTACGAACGAGCGCCCGCGAGCGAACCCTTGCCGGTCCTCACCTTTGCTTGCGGGACCTCCTTCTCGGCAACGGCCTCCAGCTCCACCCGTTGGGCCAGAGCGTTCACCATGGTCAACGAGGGCATCAGCTCGCCGGCCCAGTCGGGCGCCGGGTCGGGCGGCGGCGGCTTTTTCACCAGCTGCTTCTCGACGGCCTTCAAGGACTTGCTCAGCTCACGCACGATGTCGAGCAGCGACGGGGCCTTGGTCAGATAGATGTGGTAGCCACACCCGCTGGGTGAGTCGGCGTACTGCGGGTCGTCGATGCTCGCGGTGTCGTAGGCGTCGGAGTAGTCGAAGGCCTCGCGCGCACTGATCCGCCCGTTGCTGTTGGCATCCGGGTTGTGCGCCAGGCTCGCGCCGTACACCGTCGCGCCGTTGAGGCTCTCGAGCCATACCTGCGCCCACGGGTCGAAGTGCGTCGCACCGGCGCTCACCTTGTCCGCCGGCACCGCGCTCGCGAACGATGTCCGGCTCGCGGTGCTGTAGTAGAGCGTCGGTTGGCTGAACGCACCCGAATAACACTGCTCCATCGTCACCACGAGGGTGCCGAACTTGTTCATGCCGCTGAGCATCGTGCCCCACTCGACGGGCGTGAGGACCGAGGAGTTGTCGATGCACAAGCCGGTGGGCGAGCCGTGATTGTTGGCGTGCACGAAGAGCAGGCTGTCGGGTCCCATCCGATTGCTCAGATCGGTGAGCGTCGACTGCAGGTCGGCCTTGGTGGCTGGGGCGTTGACCTGCATTTCATACGCCGTCCCGTCGCCGACCCAGGTTGCCATGTCCGCCGCGCTGGCGTCCGTGGCACCGATGCTACCGTCGTAGCACAGCACGCGAATGTTGGCGGCGGCAAAGCCGAAGCGGTGCCGGAGGATCCGGTAGGCGAACTCGAGGTCCTCGACATGCCGGCGGTTGCTGATCTGACTGGTGAACAGGAGGGCGTAGCGGTTGTCGTCGATGACCCATGGCCATGGGTGCACCTTCTGCCAGTCGATGGCGCCGTAGATGCTCGGCCGGGCGACGTCCGGGGTGAGGGGCGTGTGGAACGACTCCCGGACCGTCTTCGGGTCCGAGACCTCGGGCGGGAACAACGCCTCTTCCACCGAGATGAGTCGGCCGTCGCGAGGCGAGTGAAAATGATAGCGGCACGGGTGGCCGAAGTTCGCGCCCGGCATCTGATCGACGAAGACGAGGAGGGCAGGCTCGGGGACCCGGATCACCCGGTCGACGAGCCGCAGCGTATGCCCCTCAGGGTAGATGCGGGGGACAATGCTCAATTGGGTCGCCGTCGAAGTCCGCGGCGTGAGCGTCGCGAACGCCTCTGCTTTGACGG includes the following:
- a CDS encoding C13 family peptidase, with the translated sequence MTAYHRQELASERLLETVKAEAFATLTPRTSTATQLSIVPRIYPEGHTLRLVDRVIRVPEPALLVFVDQMPGANFGHPCRYHFHSPRDGRLISVEEALFPPEVSDPKTVRESFHTPLTPDVARPSIYGAIDWQKVHPWPWVIDDNRYALLFTSQISNRRHVEDLEFAYRILRHRFGFAAANIRVLCYDGSIGATDASAADMATWVGDGTAYEMQVNAPATKADLQSTLTDLSNRMGPDSLLFVHANNHGSPTGLCIDNSSVLTPVEWGTMLSGMNKFGTLVVTMEQCYSGAFSQPTLYYSTASRTSFASAVPADKVSAGATHFDPWAQVWLESLNGATVYGASLAHNPDANSNGRISAREAFDYSDAYDTASIDDPQYADSPSGCGYHIYLTKAPSLLDIVRELSKSLKAVEKQLVKKPPPPDPAPDWAGELMPSLTMVNALAQRVELEAVAEKEVPQAKVRTGKGSLAGARS
- a CDS encoding serine dehydratase beta chain yields the protein MAAISTFDIYKIGVGPSSSHTLGPWRAAQRAVRRWQELDVFDSVARVQVDLYGSLAKTGRGHMTDMAVMLGLSNADPVSCDTSAIPARIEAIRRSRTIMLGGHRPVRFDPDADCHFNSRVSLPRHPNGVSFTAILADGTSHLETYYSVGGGFIVQEGDSDDAGSSLTLPFPIESAKDLLGYCKAHGLTVPEVVWRNELAWRTPEEIHQGLEAMWQAMKDCVFRGCHTRGVLPGGLGVVRRAAGLSRDMLGGKSWPDADSCSRRSGAAARHSRKPSPG
- the solA gene encoding N-methyl-L-tryptophan oxidase produces the protein MATYDVIVLGLGGMGSATLFHLARRGLRVLGLERFDLVHEYGSSHGLTRIIRLAYWEHPTYVTLLRRAYELWRELERVAGEQLLHITGSIDAGPEGGDIFSGALRSSELHGLAHEVMDGAELRRRFPGYRLPERFRCLYQPEGGFLLPERCDIAHVEQAMAHGAEVRCREAVLEWRADGGRVWVRTAQGRYEAGRLVICAGPWASKLVPELSGLAMPERQVLAWLQPARPEYFRLGAFPVFNLEVEEGRYYGFPSFLIPGFKFGKYHHRGEQVDADAVNREPQPEDEELLRDFARRYFPEGAGSTIMLKACLFTNSPDRHFILDHHPAHPEVVIAAGFSGHGYKFCSVIGEVLADLTQGGQARHDTEFFRLKRFAESS
- a CDS encoding L-serine ammonia-lyase, iron-sulfur-dependent, subunit alpha, which translates into the protein MSEPGDAKIPLDTAISTMWQTAQDMSVKYKETAEGGLALHIAVNVPEC
- a CDS encoding L-serine ammonia-lyase, iron-sulfur-dependent, subunit alpha; its protein translation is MARAGRTPTRARGDPEPPPGIPGNPRLGELLLHYLCFCEGDESGIEQFLLTAGEIGSIIKKEATISAAMGGCQAEIGVSSAMAAAGLTQCLGGSAGQVAMAAEIALEHHLGLTCDPVGGLFQIPCIERNTMVAVKAITPPRSRS